Genomic DNA from Microbacterium sp. NC79:
GCGCTCGCTCCGATCCTGCCGTTCGGTGAATACGAGAACTCGGCTGCGACGCTCGATGAGCCGATCATGGCGCGCCCCGACCTGCTCTCGCCGAACCTGCTTGGCACGAACAACCTCGGCCTCGACATGCTCGCCCGCATCGTTTACGGTGCGCGCATCTCTCTTGTCGTTGCACTGATCGCGGTCGGCCTCGGCATGATCATCGGCGGACTACTTGGCATCATCGCCGGTTTCTACCGCAAGCTCCCCGACCGGGTCATCTCGATCCTCACCAACTCGCTGCTCGCGGTTCCGCCGCTCATCCTGCTGATCGCGCTCGCGACTGTTCTGGAACCGAACATTTGGAACCTGTCGTTTGCGCTCATGCTGATGGCGCTTCCGAGCATGGTGCGCATTGCGCGCGCCAATACGTTGACGTTCGCGCAGCGTGAGTTCGTGCTCGCCGGCCGTTCCATGGGGGCATCCAACTGGCGACTGATGTTTAGCGAATTGCTGCCCAACGTCTTCTTGCCACTCGCGTCGTACGGCATGGTGATGGTCTCGGTGCTGATTGTGGCCGAAGCCTCGCTCAGCTTCCTCGGGCTCGGTACTCCGCCGCCCACGCCCACGTGGGGAAACATGATTGCCGAGGGTGAAGGTCTGGCCTTCCAGAAGCACCCGCACATTGTGCTCGTGCCCGGCATCACGCTGTTCCTGACGGTGTTCTCGTTCAACATGCTCGGGGAGAAGGCGCGTGCGCACTTCGACTCCCGCAAGGCCAAGGTCTAGGAGCTGACATGACCGAAACTCCACTCCTGCAGGTCACCGATCTGCACACCAAGCTACAGACAGCGCGCGGCATGCTGCGTGCGGTTGACGGCGTCTCGTTCACGCTCAAGGCCGGTGAGACACTCGGCGTTGTCGGTGAGTCTGGCTCGGGCAAGAGCGTTCTGGGACGCACCGTGATGGGACTCATCACCTCGAACGCCACGTCCGAGGTGACAGGCAGTGTGCTGCTCGATGGGCAGAACATCCACGACATGTCTCCGAAGCAGCTGCGCTCAATCTGGGGTACCAAGGTCGGCATGGTCTTCCAAGACCCCATGACGGCGCTCAACCCGGTGAAGAAGGTCGGCATGCACCTCACCGAGGGGCTCCGGGCGCACAGCGGTATGAACAAGGCAGAAGCGCGTGCTGCTGCCCTCGACATGCTCGCTCGCGTCGGCATTCCCGCTCCTGAGCGTCGCTTCGATCAGTTTCCGCACGAGATGTCTGGTGGCATGCGCCAGCGCGTCGTGATTGCGATGGCGCTCGTCAACAAGCCGAAGCTTCTCATCGCTGACGAGCCGACTACGGCTCTTGATGTCACCGTGCAGCGCCAGATTCTGGATCTGCTCGACGAACTCCAGGACGAAATGGGCATGGCCACGATTCTGGTTAGCCACAACCTTGGCGTCGTCGCCGGCCGCGCTGACCGCGTGGCCGTGATGTACGGTGGCCGTTTTGTCGAGACCGCCGAAGCCGAAGAGCTGTTTGATGAGCCGCGTCACCGTTACACCAACGCACTGCTGCACGCGATTCCGCAGTTGGCAGACGCGCCACATGCACGTCTGGATGCCATCGCAGGCACGCCGCCGAACATGGTCAACCCGCCGACAGGCTGCCGCTTTGCCGCCCGCTGCCAGGCTGTACAGCCGGAGTGTAGTAACCCGCTCGATCTATTGACCGACCAGCGCACCCACCAGTGGGCGTGCGTGAATCCGGTGAGGTAATCATGCCGTTGACAGAATCGACCACGCAGAGCGTGCTCAAGCACGGTGCAAACGAGCCCGTTCTTGCCGTCGACAACCTCGTTGTCACCTTCCCTGTGCGCGGCGGACAGGTCAGCGCCGTAGCCGACGTCACGTTCGAAGTTCGCGAGGGGGAGACCCTCGGCATCCTCGGCGAGTCCGGCTGCGGAAAGTCCAGTGCCGGCCGCGCCGTCATGCAGATCCCGTCGCCGACCTCTGGTTCCGTTCGCCTCGATGGCCGGGAACTCACCGGCCTCACGCGCAAGCAACTGCGCACGGATCGTGCCGCGATGCAGATGATCTTCCAAGACCCGGTGTCGTCGCTGAACCCGCGCCGCAAGGTCAAGGATCTCGTCGCTGAAGGTCGCCGCATTCGCGGTGAGAAGGTCAGCGACGCCGAAATTCGGCAGCTCCTCACGGAGGTGGGCCTTGACCCTGACACCGTGTGGGATCGTCGCCCGCACGAGCTCAGCGGTGGTCAGTGCCAGCGCGTGTGCATTGCACGTGCGCTCATGATGCGCCCGCGCCTGATGATCTGTGACGAACCGGTGTCGAGCCTCGACGTGTCTGTGCAGGCACAGATCCTGAACCTTCTGGAAGATGCAAAGACCGAACACGCGCTCAGCATGGTGTTCATCGCGCACGACCTCGCCGTGGTGAAGAACATCAGCGACCGTGTCATGATCATGTACCTCGGCAAGGTATGCGAAGTGGTTCCGTCTGACACCCTCGTTACCGAAGCTGTGCACCCGTACACGAAGCTGCTGCTCTCGTCGGTGCCAGGTGCTGAAGACGACGTTCCGGTTCCGGCTGGCGAGTTGCCCTCGCCACTCAATCCGCCGAGCGGATGCCGTTTCCGCACGCGCTGCCCGTTCGCGACCGAGAAGTGCGCGGCTGATGAGCCCGCCCTCGAAACCATCGCGCCAGACCACCAGATTGCTTGCCACTACGCCCGGGAGTTGATGAACGCATGACGCTGTTCGCAGATGTTGTTCGAGCACGCGCCAACGACAACAAGGTCGGCCTCGTCTTTGAAGACCGATCCTGGACATGGCGTGAGGTTATCGCCGAGGCGTGTGCGCGCGCGGAGGCACTGGCCGAAATCATGCCGGTACCAGAAGGGCGCCAACGCCACCTCGGAGTTCTCCTGGAGAACGTGCCTGACTATGTGTTTTGGCTCCTCGCCGGCGCATTGAACGGCACAGCCGTGATTGGGCTCAATGCGAGCCGTTCTGCCACGGAGCTTGCCGCCGATATTCGCAATGCCGATATCGACGTGATCATCACCGAGGAGCGGCTGCGCCACCTTGTTGGCGACGTCAGCGACGCGATTGGTCACCCCGTTCTCACGATCGACGGCGACGGATATGCGCCCTGGCTTGCTGCGCACAGCGGGGCGGGCCTGCCAGATGCGACGATAGCGGGCACAGACATTGCGCTGTTGCTGTTCAGCTCCGGAACCACGGGCACGCCGAAGGCAGTGATCGTTGGGCAGGAGCGCCTTGGCACGCTCGTCACGAAGGTCGTCGACCGCATTTCGTTGCGCCGTGACAGCATCACCTATCTCTGCATGCCGCTGTTCCACGGCAATGCGATCATTATGAACCTGGCGCCCGCGCTCGTGATTGGTGCCACGGTCACGCTTGCTCGCAAGTTCAGTGCCACCCGCTTCGCGGATGATATTCACCGCTACGGCATCACGTACCTCAACTACGTGGGCCGCGCGCTTTCGTATGTGCTCAACCACCCAGCTGACCCGCGTGACGCCGACTCGACACTCGAGCTGGCATACGGAACCGAGGCTTCCGAGGCCGACATCCGCCGCTTTGGTGAGCGCTTTGGTTGTGTCGTGGTGGAAGGCTACGGACTCACCGAAGGCGTCTTCCGCATTGGCCGCACGCCCGACACCCCGCCTGGTTCGCTCGGTCGCCCCCAGGAGGGAACGGATGTGCGCGTCATGGACGAGAACACGGGTGAGGAATGCCCGCGCGCAGAGTTCACCGCTGACGGACGCCTCGCCAATCCGGAGGCTGTCGGACAGATGGTGGCCGTTGGCCTCGCGCATCTCTTCGAGGGGTACTATCACAACCCCGAAGCCGTCGCCGATCGCGTTCGCGGTGCCGACTTCTGGTCAGGCGATCTTGGTTATCGCGATGCCGATGGCTGGTTCTACTTCGCCGGACGCTCATCCGACTGGATTCGTGTTGACGGCGAAAACTTCGCCTCGGCGCAGGTCGAGCGCGTCCTTCAGCGTGCACCCGGTGTGCTGTCTGCGCCGACATTTGCCATCGCAGACCCGCGCACAGGTGACCTCGTGATGTGCGCAGTAGAGATGGAGACCGGTGCGACGTTCGACGTCGATGCGTTCGCCGCTTTCCTCGGTGAACAACCCGACATGGGGGCAAAGTGGTGGCCGGCGTTCATTCGCGTCGCCGACAAACTTCCGCTCACGGGCAGCGGCAAGATGGACAAGGCTCCGCTTCGCCGTGCTGCCTGGCAGTCTGACGACGACGTGTACATGCGCATCGGACGTACACCCGAGTACCGCCTGATGTCGGACGAAGACAAGGCCACTCTGGTTGACGAGTTCCTCGCGCACGGCCGCGCCGCGCTGCTGCCCGCCTAACGGTACGAAACACATTTTGGTCGGCGAGACACCACGTGGCGGCTGGCGTCTCGCCGACCAAAATTTTTTTCGCTAGGCGGGGGCTGAACCCGCGCGCAGGGACTGCAGGAGGTGCTGTTCGGCGCGCAGTGCGTCCGGCAGTGCCAGGGTGACCAGCGAGGCGGCTTCGCGAGCGGCGGCAACCGCGGCGACGGGCTGGTTTGCGATGCGGTCAGCGACCGCGAGGGCGGTATCGATGACGGTTCCCGGCTCCGCGACGCGCGAGATGAGGCCGAGCGTTGCTGCTTCTGCCGCACCCACGACGCGACCGGTGAGCACCATGTCCCGCGCGACCATGGTTCCGGCCGCTCGCGCCACATACTGCAGTCCGCCCATTCCGGGAATGATGCCGAGTGAAACCTCGGGCAGTGAGAACCGAGCGCTCGGATCAGCCACGATCAGATCACACGAAAGCGCGAGCTCGAAGCCGCCACCAATCGCGTGACCCGAGACCGCTGCAATCGACGGCACACCGGCATCGTGCAGACAGAGCCAACCTGACGGTGTGGAGCGCGTCGTCACCGGTGCCGTAAACACGGCCCGGTCAGCTCCTACACTAAAAGCGCGCTCTGAACCGGCGACCACAATCGCGCGGGCACCGCCAGCAACAGCGCTGGTGACGGCCTCGCGGAACTGATCACCAAACTCCGCCGTCATCGCATTCAGCGTCGCCGGACGATTCAACGTCACGAGCGCGACCGCGTTCTCCTGCGTGAGCGTAATCCATTCCCAGCGCATCTGAACTCCCTTGTTATGTGCACCCATCGTCGCGCCATGGCCACGCATTCGCGCGTTCGCTCCCACCAGCTGAGAGCGCGACAATGCGGGGGTGCGGGGCATGCCTATCGTGAGTCTCAGTTCCACGGCACAAGGAGGTCTCATGGCACGCCCTGTCATCATCGACGCTATTCGTACGCCCTACGGCAAGCGAGGCGGACAACTTAGCGGCATTCACGCGGTGGATCTGCTCTCCACCATTCAAAAGGCAGCGCTCGACCGTGTTGGCCTCGCGCCCGACGAGATCGACGAAGTCATTGGCGGCTGCGTGACGCAGGCCGGCGAGCAGTCCAACAACATCGCGCGATTTGCCTGGCTCAACGCGGGCTTCCCGACGCAGACCGGCGGCACCACGATCGACGCGCAGTGTGGTTCCGGTCAGCAGGCAGTGCACCTCGTTGCCGCACAGATCGCCGCCGGAATGAGCGAAGTCGGCCTCGCGTGCGGTATTGAAGTGATGAGCCGCGTGCCGCTGCAGTCCAACCTGGCTGACGGCCAGTTTGGTTACCCCCGCACGCCCACGTGGTCGGTCGACCTCCCCGCGCAGTACGAGGGCGCCGACCGGATCGCCGAAAACCGCGGATTCACCCGTGAGCAACTGGACGAATTTGGTGTGCGCTCGCAGCAGCGTGCCGCCCGTGCGTGGGACGCCGGATACTTTGACCGCCAGGTTGTGCCTGTCACGCTCGCCGACGGAACCGTGGTGTCGCGTGACGGCGGACTCCGCGAAACCAGCATGGCTGGGCTCAGCGGGCTTAAGTCCATCCGCGACGGTGGACTGCACACGGCAGGAACGTCATCGCAGCTCACCGACGGCGCGACGGCCGCCGTGCTCATGAGCGAGCAGCGCGCGAACGCGGCGGGGCTGGAGCCGCGCGGCTACATTCTCGCGCAGTGCCTGATCGGTGGCGAGCCCAAGTATCTGCTCGACGGACCGGTGCAGGCTGCCGAGCGCCTGTTGCAGCAGTCCGGCCTGAGCATCGATGACATCGACATCTTCGAAGTGAACGAAGCGTTTGCCGCCGTACCGATGTCGGTCGCGAAGGTACACGGTATCGATCACGATCGCCTCAACGTCAACGGCGGTGCGATTGCACTCGGCCACCCGGTCGGCTCTACAGGTATTCGACTGATCGCCAACGTGCTCGACGAGCTCGAGCGTCGTGGTGGTCGCTACGGCATGATTCTCACGTGTGCTGGCGGCGCGATGGCAGCAGGCACCCTGATCGAGCGTGCACGATGACGGCCGGACTCAGCGGCCGTATCGCGGTCGTTACCGGGGCAGGACGCATGCGTTCCATCGGCCGCGGCATCGCCCAACACCTCGCCCACGCTGGCGTTGACGTGGTGCTCATCGGCACCGGACGCGAACCTGCCCGGGGCGCGGAAGAGATCGCCGCCGACTGGCGTGACATCGAGTCGGTCGCCGACGACGTTCGCGCCGCCGGTGCGCGGGCTCTCACCGTGACCGCAGACATCTCAGACGAAGCATCGGTCAACGACATCTTCCAACGAGTCATTGCTGAGTGGGGGAGCGCCCCCACGATCCTGGTGAACAATGCGGCGGCCTCGCGAGGTTCTGACCGCGTCAGCGTTGCTGAGCTTGACGTCGCGGAATGGGACACGGTGATGCGTGTCAACCTGCGTGGCACCTTCTTGATGAGCCGTGCGTTCGTGCGCCTGGTTCCCGATGGCACCCCTGCAGGCATCATCAATATCTCGTCCATCGGCGGCAAGCTCTCTGGCCCCTTCACCGCCGCATATTCGGCATCGAAGGCGGCGATTCAGTCACTCACGTCGTCGATGGCGAAAGAGCTTGGCGCCCGCGGCATCCGTGTGAACGCGATCTGCCCGGGTGTCGTTGACACGTCCCGCCTTGGTGACCGCACTCCCGAGCAGTGGGCCGAGTACGTTTCAGCCACGATTCCGATGGCGCGAATGGGCGCGCCCGATGACATTGCCGATGCTGCGCTGTTCTTGCTGAGCGACGCGGCCAGCTGGGTCACCGGCCAGTCGCTTAACGTCGACGGCGGACAACTCACAATTCGATGACTACGCAAGGAACGACGATGACGTCACCCCGCACCAAGGAAGACATCTTCGCGGAACTCACGGCACCCGATTCGCTCTTCGAGGTGCGCACCGAGACAGTGCTCGGGCACCCTTCGCAGGTCTTTCACAACCTCACCACGACGCTCGGCGGTGTGCTGGAAGAATCCGCGCGCTACGGCGACGCGGAATATCTCGTCGCGGGCGATCTGCGCCTGAGCTATCTGGAGCACCGGGACTGGGCGCGCGCAACGGCCGCGCTGTTGCGCGATCGCCATGGCGTGGTGAAGGGCGACCGCGTCATGATTCTCGGCCACAACGGCCCGGAATGGTTGCTGGCGTTCTGGGCGATAACGTCGCTCGGTGCGATTGCCGTTGCAGGCAACTCGATGGGGGTGGGCAGCGAACTGGAACACCAGATCAGCCTCACCGAGCCCGTCGTCGTGCTCGCTGACCGCGACCTCCAGGAGCGGCTGGCTTCGTGTGACGTCGAGGGGGAGCACATCGTGTCGCTTGAGCAGACGGTTGCTTACGCTCGCACCCAATACCCTGATGCGCAGGCGATCACGGCCGACGTTGGCCTCGATGACCCGGCCGTCATCATTTTCACTTCAGGCACGACGGGGCGCCCCAAAGGTTCCGTGCACTCGCACCGTAACGTCGTGACGGCAGCGTGGTTCCACCTCTTTAGCGATGCGATGATTCGCGCTATGGGTATGGAGCGCCCGCGCCGTACCTACCTCCTGGTGTCACCGCTGTTTCACATTGCCTCGTTGCACAACCTTGCTGTCGCGCGCATCGTGACGGGCGACCGCGTGGTGATGAGTCTTGGAAAGTTCTCCGTTTCGAACATTTTGCAACTCATCGAGTCAGAACGCATCACCAACTGGGGTGCGGTGCCGACGATGATTGCGCGCGTGCTCGCCGAAGATACGTCGGCGTACGACCTCACGTCGTTGCGTACCCTGACCGTCAACTCGGCGCCGTCAAGCCCCACTCTGAAGGCGGCGTTCCGCGAACGCTTCCCGTGGCTCGCAGGCTCTTTCAGCACGACCTACGGCCTCACAGAGTCGTCATCTGCGGCAACCGTCGGCACGCCGGCAATGCTGGAAGCCGATCCGGAGTCGGTCGGAACGCCCATCGTCACGATGGAAGTTGAAATCCGCGGCGATGACGGAACCGTTAAGCCGGACGGCGAAGAGGGAGAAGTTTTCCTGCGTGGCGCGTTGGTGATGATGGGTTACTACGGCATGGGTGAGCGTGGCGGCATTGACGAAAACGGCTGGTTTGGTACCGGCGACATCGGACGCATCGAGGGCGGCGAGTTGCGCTTGCGTAGCCGACGGTCGGATCTCATCATTCGCGGTGCCCAGAACGTCTACCCCGCCGAAGTCGAGAACGCGCTTGCCGCACACCCGGAGATCGAGGAGTCGATCGTTTTTGGTGTGGACGATGAGGAGTGGGGCCAGGAGGTCGCGGCCATCATCGTGCTGACCCCGGAATCGACGCTCACGATCGACGATATTGTGGCTCATCTGGAGCAACGATTGGCCCGCTATAAGCGGCCCACCTTCATTCGACTGCGTGCCGAGCCATTGCTGCGTAACGCAACGGGCAAGGTGATCCGCAAAGACCCACTGCTGGTTGTCACAGCGGAGGACCGGGTGGCGTAGGCTCGCTCGACTTACGACGCCGACTCGCGACTCACGACGCCGCAGTTGCGTCACCGCATGCCGGAAGAACGGCGCCGCGGTTGGGTCAACCGCATGCCGAAGAATGGCGCCGCGTGGTGTTCTGTGGTGTTGGCGCGAAACAATGACATTTGGTCAGCTATTTTCGCGCGCAAACACATACGGACACTGTTCAAAATTTGTGGTCGATCTGGTGATTTGACGTTTACCAAGCAAGTGCTAGATTAGTCGCGTGGCAACGACGCCTCCGCCTCCTTTAGCTCCGCACTCCGCTCTTCACGAGCACGCAACGACTGCCGAGCTTCTCATCCGTGCGCTGAGTCAGAACCCCGACGCGGTCGCCCTCACGATCGGCGACCTCACCCTCACGCGCGCCGAGATGGCGCGGCGTATAAGCCAGTTCGCGCAAGAGTTCGCGGGCCGCGGCATCGGGCCAGGAACCCCGGTCGCTATCCTCGCCAAGAGCACGGCCGATGCGCTGCTCGCGCAGTTCGCTGCGCAGACGCGGGGTGCGCGCCTCACCCTGCTGTCTGCATCGGCCTCCACCGAAGACCTCGCCTTCATTCTCGACGACGCTGAGATTGAGGTGCTCATCGTTGATGCGGGCGCTTTCGGCGACACCATCACGACGCTGAACTGGGAGCGCCGCAGCCGCTGCCAGATTCTGACGCTCGGCGCAGCCGCCGTCGGAGATGACGTCGCACACGCATCGCGAGCGCACACGCCAACGCCGCTGTCATTCGCCGGGCGTGGCCCAGAAGGCATGAGTTCGATTGCCTACACGGGCGGAACCACGGGGCGCCCGAAGGGTGTGATCGGAACCTTCACATCGGCTGCGACGCTGATTCAGATTCAGCTGAGTGAGTGGGAATGGCCGAACCGGCCCACCCTGCTCCTGACAACGCCCCTCACGCACGCAGGCGGAACCTTCGTGTTGCCTGCCCTGCTGCGTGGCGGCCGGGTCATCGTGCTCCCCACCTTCCACGCGGCGACCGTCCTCGAGACGATTGAGCGCGAGCGCGTTGACACCATGTTTGTCGTGCCGACCATGTTGTACGCGCTGTTGAACGCTCCCGGTAGCTTCGACACGTCGTCGTTGACCACGGTCTACTACGGTGCTGCGCCCATTCTGCCTGCCCGGCTTGCGAGCGCGATCGCACGATTCGGTCCGGTCTTCTTCCAGTTCTACGGGCAGACCGAATGCGGCATGACAATCGCCGTGCTGAAACGCGAAGAGCACACTCCCAACCGGCTCACGACGTGCGGGCGGCCAGTGCCGTGGCTCGACGTTGCACTCCTGGACTCCGATGGCGCTCGTGTGGCAACGGGCGAGGTCGGCGAAGTCTGCGTGCGTGGCCCGCTTGTCGCCGCTGGCTACTGGAACCGCCCGGAACAGACCGCGGAGACGTTCCGTGGCGAGTGGCTGCACACGGGAGACCTTGGCCGCTTCGATGCAGACGGCTACCTCACCCTCGTCGACCGTTCGAAAGACGTCATCATTTCTGGTGGCTTCAATGTGTATTCCGCAGAGGTGGAAACCGTGATCGCCGCGCTGCCGAGCGTGGCTGATGTGGCCGTCGTGGGTGTGCCCCACGAGTACTGGGGCGAATCTGTCACTGCACTCGTGGTTCCGGCATCCGGTTCTCGCGTTGATGCGGACGCGCTTGTGCGAATCGTTCGTGAGCGCCGCGGTGCTGTGCACGCGCCTAAGGACGTCGTCTTCGTCGATGTCCTCCCTAAGACCCCGCTCGGCAAGGTCGACAAGGCTGCCGCACGGCGCCTTGCCGCATCGCTGCTTGCGGCACCCCACCAACCGGATGTCGGCACTATTGCCGGCGTCGCCAATTGAGTACAGGAGAATCGGATGACACAGCGCACCCTGCCCTTCGACGAAGATGTCGAACTGGATGATGCTCACGCCGACTCGCGCTCGAGCGTTATCGAACGCGTTTCGGACATTCTTGACGCGTTTAGCAAGAGCCCCGACCGCCTGCTGCTGAGTGATCTCACCGAGATGACAGGGCTGCCACGGTCGACGGCGTTCCGTCTGCTCACCCAGCTCGTTGACGTGGGCTGGGTACAGCGTGATCGCCGCGGCTACCGTCTCGGGCAGCGCATGATTGCCGTCGGTAAGAATCACGGCAACCACGGACTCATTCGTGAGGCGTCCGCACAGACGTTGCAAGATTTACACGAAGCGACCGGACTGTATATTCACCTGGGCGTGATGGAGGGGACGAGCCTCATTCACTACCTCGACAGGGTCGGTTCGATGAAGGGTGTGAGCTTTCCACCGTCGCGCGTTGGGTTCCGCTACCCGGTCGAGCGCACGGCTGCCGGCCGGTCGATTCTCTCCACGCTTGACCCCGAGACCGCAGACGCCATCCTCGCGCACCGTGAAACCGAGGCGGATATCGATATGGGTGAAGTACGTTCCGCCGTCGCGATCGCACGTCGTCGATCCGGCGTCGCGGCCATTCAGGGCGGCCTGGAATGGACCAAGGTGAACTCGGTGGGCGCACCGATTCTGGGGCCGGATGGGCCTGTCGCTGCGATCGCCGTGGCCGGTCAGAACCTGCAGATTCAGCCGCTTATTCCGCTCGTACTTGTCGCTGCCCGTCGCGTCAGCGCAGAACTGTACCCGCGCTGGTTTGAGGAGCGTCAGCGTCAGGCGCAGCGTCGTCGCCGCACTGCGTAGGTAGGCACCGATAGGCTGGATTCATGCGGATCCGGCTCGATATTGCGTACGATGGCACCCACTTTCGCGGGTGGGCGACGCAACCGGGGCTCCGTACCGTGCAAGGAACTTTGCAGTCGGCGCTGGAGCGCATCGCGGGCGGAACCATCCGGCTCGTCGTCGCCGGACGCACCGACTCTGGCGTGCATGCGTCGGGACAGGTCGCCCATGTGGATCTTGATGACGATCAGGTCGCGCGCATCATGCAGCGTCGTGCGGCCCCGGGTGAGGACCGCATTGCACAGATTGCACGCCGTATTCGCGGCGTCATCGGCGCGTACAGCGATGTTGACGTGATCGCGACGTCACGCGCGCCCGAGGGTTTTGACGCGCGCTTTTCTGCGGTGTGGCGGCGCTATGAGTACCGACTTGCCGATGAGGTCTCCGGATACCACCCGCTAACCCGTGCGTTCACGACGTTTCACAAAGCGCGTCTCGATGTTGACGCGATGAACGAGGCGGCATCGCGGCTGATCGGGCTTCACGACTTCGCGGCCTACTGCAAACCGCGTGAGGAAGCCACCACGATTCGTACGTTGCTCGAGTTTGACTGGCGGCGTGATGACGCCGGCGTGCTGGTCGCGCATCTCAAAGCCGACGCCTTTTGCCACTCCATGGTGCGCGCCCTTGTCGGTGCGTGTGCCGCGGTAGGGGAGGGCAGGCTCCAGCCCGACGACGTCGTCACGCTGCGCGATGCTGGCGCACGCACGAGCGCCTTTAAAGTGCTCGCCGCCCGCGGGCTTACGCTGGCTGAAGTCGGGTACCCGGCCGACGAACTGCTCGCATCGCGTGCCGAGCAGACACGCGCTCGCCGAGAACTTGATTAGTCCGACGCCAAGGCATACCTGTCGGGCGTAGGGTGGCAATGATGAGAGTCATTTCGTACAACCTGCGAAAGCATCGCGCTGTTGACGAGCTGCATGAGCTCGTGACCGCGCGAGGCGTTGACGTGTTGTGTCTGCAGGAATGCGACACCACGGATATTCCTGATCACATCGCGGGACTCACGCTTGCGGATGCCACCCGACTCAACAGACTTGGCCTCGCCGTCTACGCCAGGGACAGTGCGTACCGCGTGGGAGAGACGGTCTCACTTGCGCTGAAGAAGTCACTGCACGATCGCGTGCTTCGCCCGGCCCATGAACGCGTGCTCGGGGTTCGCCTGCACGATATTGACGACAACCGCGACTTCATTGTCGCTTCCTTCCATGCCGCACCCTTGACCGCGCTGAACTCCCTCCGTCGTCAGCAGATTCATGTCGCTCTTGCGGAGCTCGCGGCGCTCGGCCCGGGCCTGCCGATGCTGATGGTCGGTGACTACAACTATCCGGTTTTCAAAGAGAACCTCTCGCAGCGCATGCGCGAGGCTGGGTATGAACTCGCGATGAGTGATAGCCGTACCTACACGCGGTATCGCTTTTTCAAGGGTTACTACGACTTCGCAACGTCGGTGGGCTTTCAGATCGACGACATTAAGACGCTGCCGCAGGGCTCGAGCGATCACCTCCCGATTCAGATTGACGCTCGACTGCCGGAACGCGCGTCGCTTCCTGCCATCGTTTAGCAGCCGATCCGTCGACCCGGCTATCCGTTGATCTGTCGATCGGAACCACTCGGCGTCCGCTGAGTGCGTGGTTCCGTCGCGCCCCGGCACGCCCGTTTCGGCCTCACGACCCGCAAAAACTGACACCGAGCTATTTTTCACGGCTGTGCGTGCACATAAGCCCGCTCATTTTTCGATAGTGCGTAGGTTTGCACGTTAGCCTCGTGGGAGGAGGCCTGCCCGAGGTCTCAGTTCTGGGGAACATTGACATGCGTTATTTGGCGCGCCCTTTTGTGGCGTCATTGGCGGCAACAGCGCTTGCCGCATCAGTTCTATTGGTTCCGGCGGCGGCAGCATCAGCCGTCGCTACCGAAGGCAATGTGGCACCTGGCCGCGCTGAAGGTAGCGGCAAGTGGGGCTATGTTGGCCAGTTCGGTCAGCTGAACACCACGACCGAAGCAACGGCTGGCCAGTTCTTTTTGCCCTACGCCATCGACATTAACGGTGACACAATTGCCGTCACGGACTCCGGCCTCGCAGCGGGCGAGAACGGCTCCAAGACGATTGGCCACACTGTTCAGACTTTTACCCTTGCTGCTCGCCCTGGCTCCGTCGGTCA
This window encodes:
- the truA gene encoding tRNA pseudouridine(38-40) synthase TruA; this translates as MRIRLDIAYDGTHFRGWATQPGLRTVQGTLQSALERIAGGTIRLVVAGRTDSGVHASGQVAHVDLDDDQVARIMQRRAAPGEDRIAQIARRIRGVIGAYSDVDVIATSRAPEGFDARFSAVWRRYEYRLADEVSGYHPLTRAFTTFHKARLDVDAMNEAASRLIGLHDFAAYCKPREEATTIRTLLEFDWRRDDAGVLVAHLKADAFCHSMVRALVGACAAVGEGRLQPDDVVTLRDAGARTSAFKVLAARGLTLAEVGYPADELLASRAEQTRARRELD
- a CDS encoding endonuclease/exonuclease/phosphatase family protein; protein product: MRVISYNLRKHRAVDELHELVTARGVDVLCLQECDTTDIPDHIAGLTLADATRLNRLGLAVYARDSAYRVGETVSLALKKSLHDRVLRPAHERVLGVRLHDIDDNRDFIVASFHAAPLTALNSLRRQQIHVALAELAALGPGLPMLMVGDYNYPVFKENLSQRMREAGYELAMSDSRTYTRYRFFKGYYDFATSVGFQIDDIKTLPQGSSDHLPIQIDARLPERASLPAIV